The DNA region CGCCGCCTATGTCGACGCGGGCGTGCCGGTGAACCTCACCAACGACAGGGGCGACTCCCTCGTGATGCTCGCCGCCTACTACGGGCACGCCTCGGCCGTAAGGGCCCTGCTCCACCGCGGGGCCGACCCGAACAAGCCGAACGACAAGGGGCAGACGCCCATCGCGGGCGCGGTCTTCAAGGGCGAGACGGAGGTCGTGAGGGCGCTGCTGGACGGCGGCGCCGACCCCGGGGCGGGCGAGCCGTCGGCGGTGGAGACGGCGCGGATGTTCGAGCGTAAGGAGCTGCTGGAGCTGTTCGGCGAGGAGGCGTAGCCCTCGGCGGGCGGCCCGGCAACCGGGCGGCCGGACAGCCAGGCAGCCATGCAGCCGGGCAGCCGGGCAGCCGGGCAAACCGGGCCGGGAGCAGTTACGGCCCCCTGCCCGGTGTCTCACGGAACCGCGCCGTGCGCGCGAGTGCCTACCGCCCGGCCTCCACCACGTCCGCGACCACGCAGCTCACGTTGTCGGGTGCGCCCGACCGGTGCGCCAGCGCCACGAGTTCGCGGACCGTCTCCTCCGGGTCCGCCGTCGCCGCGACCGTGCTGCGTACCTGTTCCTCCGGTACGACGGACGTCAGCCCGTCCGAGCACAGCAGACAGCGGTCTCCGGCCCTTACGTCCTGCAACCCCACGTCCGGCCTGTCGCCCGCGCCGCCCTCCGGCCGCCCGACGAGGGCGCGCATCAGCAGGGCCCGCTGCGGATGCGAGGCGGCCTCCTCCTCGCTGATGCGGCCCTCGTCGACCATCGAGCGCACGAGGGTGTGGTCGTGCGTGATCTGGAAGAGGTCGCCGTCGCGCAGGATGTACGCGCGGGTGTCGCCGATGTGCACGAGGGCGAGCTGCGACCCGGTCCACAGCATCGTGGTGAGCGTGGTGCCCGCCTCGTCGCCGTCCGGGCCGCCCGCTACGGCGTCGCCGACCGCTCGGCCCGCACGTTCGACGGTGTCCTCCAGTACGTTCAGCAGGTCCGCGGCCGGGAGGCTGCCCTCTTCGAGCTGTCTGAAGGTGTCGACGGCCGCCGCGCTCGCCGGTCCCCCCTCGCCTCCGAAACCGTCGGCGACGGCGAGCAGACGCGAACCGGCGTACGCCGCGTCCTGGTTGGTCTCCCTCACGAGCCCGGCGTCGCTCAGCGCGGCGTAGCGGATGGCGAGCGGCGCACGTGCCGTCTCCCCGTCGCTGGCCGAGTCGTGGGCCGAGTCGTGGGTCGTCTCGTCTGGCGTGTCCTGCGGCATCTCGTGCGGCATCGCGGAGTCCTTCCGTGACAGGTGGTCGATGAGGAAGGCGGCCATGTCGCGGCGGGCGGCGACGTCGTTCTCGACCTGGGCCCAGAAGGCCCTGATCTCCCGCGCGGCTGCGGGACCGTCCAGTGCGGTCAGCTCGCGTATGCGGGCCAGGGGCATGCCGAGGCGGCGCAGCCATACGACGAGACGGGCCTGTTCGAGCTGTGCGGGTGCGTA from Streptomyces marispadix includes:
- a CDS encoding ankyrin repeat domain-containing protein → MTDAPMPESDEPAHDPEVLELAQRIFGLARDGDTDTVAAYVDAGVPVNLTNDRGDSLVMLAAYYGHASAVRALLHRGADPNKPNDKGQTPIAGAVFKGETEVVRALLDGGADPGAGEPSAVETARMFERKELLELFGEEA
- a CDS encoding MerR family transcriptional regulator, translating into MDERAGDRPGSGPGSGAGRGGAAGADTGARDGARAALLTIGAFAKASRLSPKALRLYDELGLLRPAHVDPTTGYRRYAPAQLEQARLVVWLRRLGMPLARIRELTALDGPAAAREIRAFWAQVENDVAARRDMAAFLIDHLSRKDSAMPHEMPQDTPDETTHDSAHDSASDGETARAPLAIRYAALSDAGLVRETNQDAAYAGSRLLAVADGFGGEGGPASAAAVDTFRQLEEGSLPAADLLNVLEDTVERAGRAVGDAVAGGPDGDEAGTTLTTMLWTGSQLALVHIGDTRAYILRDGDLFQITHDHTLVRSMVDEGRISEEEAASHPQRALLMRALVGRPEGGAGDRPDVGLQDVRAGDRCLLCSDGLTSVVPEEQVRSTVAATADPEETVRELVALAHRSGAPDNVSCVVADVVEAGR